A DNA window from Comamonas fluminis contains the following coding sequences:
- the cysD gene encoding sulfate adenylyltransferase subunit CysD, whose amino-acid sequence MLTHLQRLEAESIQAMREVVAEAENPVMLYSIGKDSAVMLHLAMKAFYPAKPPFPLLHVDTTWKFKEMYRFRDQMAAKLGMDLLVHINPEGLEMGISPFKHGSQIHTDVMKTEGLKQALDKYGFDAAFGGARRDEEKSRAKERIFSFRSDQHRWDPKNQRPELWHLYNTRKNKGESIRVFPLSNWTELDIWQYIYLENIPIVPLYFSAPRPVVERDGTLLMVDDERMPLKNGEVPMMRNVRFRTLGCYPLTGAVESDANTLPKIIQEMLLTRTSERQGRMIDHDSAASMEKKKQEGYF is encoded by the coding sequence CTGCTGACTCATCTGCAAAGGCTGGAAGCTGAAAGCATTCAGGCCATGCGTGAAGTGGTGGCGGAGGCCGAAAACCCCGTCATGCTCTATTCCATCGGCAAGGACAGTGCAGTCATGCTGCATCTGGCAATGAAGGCGTTTTACCCCGCCAAGCCCCCGTTTCCCCTGCTGCATGTGGACACGACCTGGAAGTTCAAGGAAATGTATCGCTTTCGTGACCAGATGGCCGCGAAACTGGGCATGGATCTGCTGGTCCACATCAACCCCGAAGGCCTGGAGATGGGAATCAGCCCCTTCAAGCACGGCTCGCAGATTCACACCGATGTGATGAAGACCGAGGGCTTGAAACAGGCCCTGGACAAATACGGCTTCGATGCAGCTTTTGGCGGCGCACGTCGCGATGAAGAAAAGTCTCGCGCCAAAGAGCGCATCTTCTCCTTCCGCTCCGACCAGCATCGCTGGGACCCCAAGAACCAGCGCCCCGAGCTCTGGCACCTCTACAACACCCGCAAGAACAAGGGGGAGTCGATTCGCGTGTTTCCTCTGTCCAACTGGACCGAGCTGGACATCTGGCAATACATCTATCTGGAAAACATCCCCATTGTTCCGCTCTATTTTTCCGCCCCTCGCCCCGTCGTGGAGCGCGACGGAACGCTGCTGATGGTGGATGACGAGCGCATGCCTCTGAAGAACGGCGAAGTTCCCATGATGCGCAACGTGCGCTTTCGCACCCTGGGCTGCTACCCACTGACAGGCGCTGTGGAGTCTGACGCCAACACGCTGCCCAAGATCATTCAGGAAATGCTGCTGACACGCACTTCAGAAAGACAGGGCCGGATGATCGACCACGACTCGGCCGCATCCATGGAAAAGAAGAAGCAAGAGGGGTATTTCTGA
- a CDS encoding SDR family oxidoreductase codes for MLLKNKVIIISGIGPGMGIKLALRAAEYQAKAVVLAARTQSMLDDTEAAIRAAGHTCEILKVATDISKPEQCQKLAELTIEKFGRIDALINSAYAHGTWGSSSNSSMDDWRKVMEVNLYGSMNMTQAVVPQMKKQKDGSIVMINTMATRRPNQLEAGYAVSKGALKTAVQYLAEDLGPYGIRVNSTYNGWMWGAPVKGYFQAESKRQGVSMESLVDVIAQQIPLRNEIPDDADCAAAALYLASDYARVVTGAQLDVSGGHYLPH; via the coding sequence ATGCTTTTAAAAAACAAAGTCATCATCATCTCGGGCATTGGCCCCGGCATGGGCATCAAGCTGGCATTGCGCGCAGCCGAATATCAAGCCAAGGCCGTCGTGCTGGCAGCGCGCACCCAGTCCATGTTGGATGACACCGAAGCCGCGATTCGCGCAGCTGGCCACACCTGCGAGATCCTCAAAGTCGCCACCGACATCTCCAAACCCGAGCAGTGCCAGAAACTGGCAGAGCTGACCATCGAGAAATTCGGTCGCATTGACGCCCTGATCAACTCAGCCTACGCACATGGAACCTGGGGCTCGTCCAGCAATTCATCCATGGACGACTGGCGCAAGGTCATGGAGGTCAACCTCTATGGCTCCATGAACATGACCCAGGCAGTTGTTCCTCAGATGAAAAAGCAAAAAGACGGCAGCATCGTGATGATCAACACCATGGCGACTCGTCGCCCCAATCAGCTGGAGGCGGGCTATGCAGTCTCCAAGGGCGCGCTCAAGACCGCTGTGCAATATCTGGCCGAAGACCTTGGCCCATACGGCATTCGCGTCAACAGCACCTACAACGGCTGGATGTGGGGCGCCCCCGTCAAAGGCTATTTCCAGGCGGAATCCAAACGCCAGGGCGTATCCATGGAATCACTGGTGGACGTCATCGCCCAGCAAATCCCCTTGCGCAACGAAATTCCTGACGACGCAGATTGCGCGGCAGCGGCTCTCTACCTGGCCAGTGACTATGCACGTGTCGTAACCGGTGCGCAGCTGGACGTCAGCGGCGGCCACTATTTGCCTCACTGA
- a CDS encoding DUF1214 domain-containing protein encodes MDKQTINEQLLTGETWSEFCDHLKRCGQQILRPETPADPATRAEGYRYLTRLLRIALEMHVEFADPAFPSFFRTSHETAKIGADNPDNIYEYARLNGGMEYRIYGNRGSVSYLSFCTQKGGYETDGRMIVTGFLDASQLKTDKDGNFEILISREPQPGNWLPMEDASVSILVRQTFMDRKTEVPAKLSIERVGTQDKPGPLDPIVFAQSLQRASSFVENTAALFANWAQSYLPHSNQLPPADQAYCQSVGGDPNIFYYHSHWKLDEDQALVIHVDKVPECSFWNLQINNYWLESLDYRHHQICINKHQAQYDDKGGVTLVLSERDPGVANWLQTAGVREGTMCLRWVGAKDQCHPTTQVVSMNQLEQTV; translated from the coding sequence ATGGACAAGCAAACCATCAATGAGCAACTTCTGACGGGGGAAACCTGGTCGGAATTCTGCGACCACCTCAAGCGCTGCGGTCAGCAAATTCTTCGCCCCGAAACCCCTGCCGACCCTGCCACACGCGCTGAAGGCTACCGCTACCTGACCCGGCTGCTGCGCATCGCGCTGGAAATGCATGTGGAGTTTGCCGACCCGGCGTTCCCCAGCTTTTTCAGGACCTCCCATGAAACCGCCAAGATTGGCGCGGATAACCCGGACAACATCTACGAATATGCGCGCCTGAACGGCGGCATGGAGTACCGCATTTACGGCAACCGGGGCAGTGTTTCCTACCTGAGCTTTTGCACGCAAAAAGGTGGCTACGAAACCGATGGCCGCATGATCGTGACCGGGTTCCTGGATGCCAGCCAGCTGAAAACGGATAAGGACGGCAATTTCGAAATCCTCATCAGCCGCGAACCTCAGCCCGGCAACTGGCTGCCCATGGAAGACGCCTCGGTATCCATTCTGGTGCGCCAGACCTTCATGGACCGCAAGACTGAAGTCCCCGCCAAGCTTTCGATTGAACGCGTTGGAACCCAGGACAAGCCCGGCCCTCTGGACCCCATCGTCTTTGCCCAATCGCTGCAGCGCGCCTCTTCTTTTGTAGAAAACACCGCTGCGCTTTTTGCAAACTGGGCTCAAAGCTATCTTCCTCATAGCAATCAACTGCCTCCGGCCGATCAGGCTTACTGCCAGTCGGTGGGCGGAGACCCCAATATTTTTTACTACCACTCGCACTGGAAGCTGGATGAAGACCAGGCGCTGGTCATTCATGTGGACAAGGTTCCTGAATGCTCATTCTGGAACCTGCAGATCAACAACTACTGGCTGGAGTCTCTGGACTACCGCCACCACCAGATCTGTATCAACAAGCACCAGGCCCAGTATGACGACAAGGGCGGCGTGACGCTGGTTCTGAGCGAGCGTGATCCCGGCGTTGCCAACTGGCTGCAAACCGCTGGCGTTCGAGAAGGAACCATGTGCCTGCGCTGGGTAGGCGCCAAGGACCAATGCCACCCCACCACGCAAGTCGTTTCCATGAACCAGCTGGAGCAGACCGTATGA
- a CDS encoding vWA domain-containing protein, with protein MPLAAEHLRWKRPQGKSRHQHLFLLDCSASMVESGAFAKAKGLLLQWMRWAYLRRESVALLCFGAGQVRWLLQPTRAPRWNDDLIESLLGGGGTPLAAALQAGWEMAAQHSAQPSCLWVISDFRSADVLQLELQPAPPLAQIWVDCDVGGTTTLTNFGGASRLASAWPLSVTLSFSI; from the coding sequence CTGCCTCTTGCGGCAGAACATCTGCGCTGGAAGCGGCCGCAGGGCAAAAGCAGGCATCAGCACCTGTTCCTGTTGGACTGCTCTGCCTCCATGGTGGAAAGCGGTGCCTTTGCGAAAGCCAAGGGGCTGCTGCTACAATGGATGCGCTGGGCTTACCTTCGACGCGAAAGCGTGGCCCTGCTCTGCTTTGGCGCCGGCCAAGTTCGCTGGCTGCTGCAGCCTACGCGGGCTCCGCGCTGGAATGATGATTTGATAGAGTCCCTGCTGGGCGGCGGCGGCACGCCTTTGGCCGCTGCGCTGCAAGCGGGCTGGGAAATGGCGGCTCAACATTCAGCTCAGCCGTCTTGCTTATGGGTCATCAGCGATTTTCGCAGTGCCGATGTGTTGCAGCTGGAACTACAGCCCGCCCCACCCCTTGCCCAAATCTGGGTGGACTGTGATGTGGGAGGCACTACGACTCTGACAAACTTCGGCGGCGCATCACGGCTGGCAAGCGCATGGCCTCTGTCGGTGACCTTGTCTTTCAGCATCTGA
- a CDS encoding sulfotransferase family protein, whose translation MNAHITPQALQVEELLRAARDRAPGLDDFGQDNYRQALQMLCTSLNTEAKLSAAGLVMMRERLVGQLVNRLIMEDYFKRFPEIHQIQIDDPLVIVGLPRTGTTMLQRTLAVDPRFYSAAWWETRYPAPLLGEGPQDAATRIELAKAEVAQTIEAIPQILSIHPMNATLCDEEFMLMEHSFLCAMDAYADVPSYTAWLDQQDQRPVYTQLKKMLQFLQWQKQQRGEPQGQRWLLKAPQHLHTLEILLSVFPGAQVILTHREPAQTIPSMASMAHTLWKIYSDTPDPLSTGRQWNTRMARGIHHTMHVRDAQDASRFLDIHFADTVSQPMEVLEKVYQFAGLPFTEKARSDAQQWLSSNGREKRAGHDYSLQTFGLSEQQMQTDYAQYRARHLQDAH comes from the coding sequence ATGAACGCCCACATCACACCCCAGGCTCTTCAGGTCGAAGAACTGCTGCGGGCAGCGCGTGACCGAGCGCCCGGCCTTGACGACTTCGGTCAGGACAACTATCGCCAGGCCTTGCAGATGCTCTGCACTTCGTTGAATACCGAGGCAAAGCTATCCGCTGCAGGTCTGGTCATGATGCGCGAACGACTGGTTGGCCAGCTCGTCAACCGCCTCATCATGGAGGACTATTTCAAGCGCTTTCCAGAGATTCATCAGATTCAGATCGACGACCCCTTGGTCATCGTTGGCCTGCCACGCACCGGCACGACCATGCTGCAACGCACGCTGGCTGTGGACCCGCGCTTTTATTCCGCGGCCTGGTGGGAAACCCGTTATCCGGCGCCTCTTCTGGGAGAAGGCCCTCAGGATGCTGCAACCCGCATTGAGCTGGCCAAGGCCGAAGTGGCGCAAACCATTGAGGCCATTCCGCAGATCCTGTCCATCCACCCGATGAACGCCACTCTGTGCGATGAGGAATTCATGCTCATGGAGCATTCCTTTCTCTGCGCCATGGATGCCTATGCCGATGTTCCCAGCTACACGGCCTGGCTGGACCAGCAAGACCAGCGCCCCGTCTATACCCAGCTCAAGAAAATGCTGCAGTTTCTGCAATGGCAAAAACAGCAACGGGGCGAGCCTCAGGGCCAGCGCTGGCTGCTCAAGGCGCCCCAGCATCTGCACACGCTTGAAATATTGCTCTCCGTGTTTCCCGGGGCGCAGGTCATCCTTACCCATCGCGAGCCAGCGCAGACCATTCCATCCATGGCCAGCATGGCCCACACTCTGTGGAAGATCTACAGCGACACGCCAGACCCGCTCTCCACAGGCCGGCAGTGGAACACCCGCATGGCCCGCGGCATTCATCACACCATGCACGTTCGCGACGCGCAGGATGCCTCCCGCTTCCTGGACATTCACTTTGCCGACACCGTGAGCCAGCCCATGGAAGTGCTGGAGAAGGTCTACCAGTTCGCGGGCCTGCCATTCACCGAGAAGGCACGCTCCGATGCGCAGCAATGGTTGTCGAGCAATGGCCGTGAAAAGCGCGCAGGCCACGACTACAGCCTGCAAACCTTTGGCCTGAGCGAGCAGCAGATGCAGACCGACTACGCACAGTACCGTGCCCGTCACCTGCAGGATGCACACTGA
- the cysQ gene encoding 3'(2'),5'-bisphosphate nucleotidase CysQ, translating into MAITREAGAVIMEIYGSDFEVRGKQDASPVTEADEKAERWILERLKALWPQIPAVSEEAAAAGYVPEMGQRFWLVDPLDGTKEFIQRNGEFTVNIALIEHGVPVLGVVFAPALDRMYAGAQGQGAWLEVKGTRQPIECRSIPQEGLDVVASRSHGDAQALENFLQGRSVRSLKSAGSSLKICLVAEGEADIYPRLGRTMEWDIAAGHAVLAAAGGQIRTLDGEVLGYGKPDMSNPHFYACSQHFC; encoded by the coding sequence ATGGCCATTACCCGTGAGGCGGGTGCAGTGATCATGGAGATCTATGGCTCCGACTTCGAGGTGCGCGGCAAGCAGGATGCATCACCTGTGACCGAAGCGGACGAGAAGGCTGAGCGATGGATTCTGGAGCGATTGAAAGCCCTGTGGCCGCAGATTCCAGCGGTTTCCGAAGAGGCGGCCGCTGCAGGGTACGTGCCCGAAATGGGGCAGCGCTTCTGGCTGGTCGATCCTCTGGATGGAACCAAGGAATTCATTCAGCGCAACGGCGAATTTACCGTCAATATTGCTTTGATCGAGCACGGCGTGCCAGTGCTTGGTGTGGTGTTTGCTCCCGCCCTTGACCGTATGTATGCAGGTGCGCAAGGGCAGGGCGCATGGCTTGAGGTCAAGGGCACACGCCAGCCCATCGAATGCCGTAGCATTCCGCAGGAGGGGCTGGATGTGGTGGCCAGTCGCTCTCATGGCGATGCACAGGCGTTGGAGAATTTCTTGCAGGGGCGTTCAGTGCGCTCGCTCAAAAGTGCGGGCTCATCGCTCAAGATCTGTCTGGTCGCTGAAGGTGAAGCGGATATCTATCCCCGCCTGGGCCGCACCATGGAGTGGGATATTGCGGCAGGCCATGCCGTTCTGGCGGCAGCGGGAGGGCAGATCCGCACGCTGGATGGCGAGGTGCTGGGCTATGGCAAGCCAGATATGAGTAATCCCCATTTCTACGCTTGCTCTCAGCACTTCTGCTGA
- a CDS encoding tripartite tricarboxylate transporter substrate binding protein, protein MDTLARAVAARLSERLKRPVYVENRAGAGGAIAASYVAQARPDGNTLLLASPAEIFVNRIYGTGLGASALQGLLPVARLSSAPIVLVARSDSGIEKISEIAAESRSRAQGLSFASSGVGSLQHLQGERLSHSIGAELVHVPYNGASTAIGGLLGKQVDLLLAGVAPVASYIESKKLRVLGVAARSRLPQFPDIPTFREAGVTGPELEYWQGIFLPQGTSLEIADAWAAQLQGVLDEDLLAQQLAAQGFLVAFKDRVQFSDFLREEETRYQGVQVSGCGASVREGCSLSGQVR, encoded by the coding sequence ATGGATACGCTGGCGCGTGCTGTTGCTGCCAGGCTCTCTGAAAGGCTGAAACGGCCCGTCTATGTGGAAAACCGGGCAGGGGCAGGAGGGGCTATTGCTGCCAGCTATGTGGCCCAGGCCCGGCCCGATGGAAATACCTTGCTGCTGGCTTCGCCGGCGGAAATATTTGTCAATCGCATCTATGGCACCGGACTTGGCGCAAGCGCGCTGCAGGGCTTGCTGCCTGTGGCCAGGCTTTCGAGCGCCCCCATTGTGCTGGTGGCGCGAAGCGACTCCGGAATCGAAAAAATCAGCGAGATTGCCGCTGAGTCACGCAGCCGCGCGCAGGGGCTGAGCTTCGCTTCATCAGGCGTGGGCAGCTTGCAGCACCTGCAGGGCGAAAGATTGAGCCATTCCATAGGGGCGGAACTGGTGCATGTGCCTTACAACGGGGCATCCACTGCGATTGGTGGTTTGCTTGGCAAGCAGGTGGACTTGCTGCTGGCGGGCGTGGCACCGGTGGCTTCCTATATAGAAAGCAAAAAACTGCGTGTTCTGGGTGTTGCGGCGCGCTCGCGCTTGCCGCAATTTCCAGACATTCCCACCTTTAGAGAGGCTGGGGTGACCGGCCCCGAACTTGAATACTGGCAGGGCATTTTTCTTCCGCAGGGAACGTCTTTGGAGATTGCCGACGCTTGGGCCGCTCAATTGCAAGGCGTTCTTGATGAGGATTTGTTGGCGCAGCAACTGGCAGCCCAGGGTTTCCTGGTTGCATTCAAAGATAGAGTCCAGTTCAGTGATTTCCTGCGCGAGGAAGAAACGCGCTATCAGGGTGTGCAGGTGAGCGGCTGCGGGGCTTCTGTTCGGGAAGGTTGCTCACTTTCCGGGCAGGTACGGTGA
- a CDS encoding nuclear transport factor 2 family protein has protein sequence MLDLEAIELIKQLKARYFRAIDTCDLSALQSILTADIKLAFKSPAYEFHLEGLDKALDFYKTSFTPTRLAMHNGHTPELEVRGDEATGLWYLNYVFINLEEKTHMHGGAIYEDRYVKRDGRWWIAETGYKTLLETIQPLSEQIQITSKPIN, from the coding sequence ATGTTGGACCTTGAAGCCATAGAGCTCATCAAACAACTGAAGGCCCGGTATTTTCGTGCGATTGATACATGCGACCTCAGCGCATTGCAGTCCATCCTGACTGCCGACATCAAGCTGGCCTTCAAAAGCCCAGCTTATGAATTTCACCTCGAGGGGCTGGACAAGGCGCTGGACTTCTACAAAACCTCGTTCACCCCCACCCGCCTGGCCATGCACAACGGCCATACGCCGGAACTTGAAGTCCGGGGCGACGAAGCCACGGGCCTCTGGTACCTGAACTATGTCTTCATCAACCTGGAAGAAAAAACGCATATGCACGGCGGCGCCATCTATGAAGACCGCTATGTCAAACGCGACGGGCGCTGGTGGATTGCAGAGACGGGCTACAAGACTTTGCTCGAAACCATTCAACCGCTGAGCGAACAGATCCAGATCACGTCCAAACCTATCAACTGA
- a CDS encoding SRPBCC domain-containing protein: protein MTKSANLVTSIKVEINAPASLVWEVLTDLENYPHWNSFCFSARCGMQINDLVEMLTRHPDTGETWPVNEYLVACEPELLLSWEQRPVPENKDAARRDQYVEAIDANRCTYFTTDQFLGINADTIMAEHGAWVKKAFDQVARDLKKRAEALQAERSASHA from the coding sequence ATGACCAAATCCGCCAATCTCGTCACCTCCATCAAGGTGGAAATCAATGCGCCGGCCAGCTTGGTCTGGGAGGTTCTGACCGATCTGGAGAACTACCCGCACTGGAACAGCTTCTGCTTCAGCGCCCGCTGTGGCATGCAGATCAACGACCTGGTTGAAATGCTGACACGCCACCCCGACACGGGGGAAACCTGGCCCGTCAACGAATACCTGGTGGCCTGCGAGCCAGAGCTGCTTCTGTCCTGGGAACAGCGCCCCGTACCGGAAAACAAGGATGCAGCGCGCCGCGATCAGTATGTGGAAGCCATTGATGCCAACCGCTGCACCTACTTCACCACAGACCAGTTTCTCGGCATCAATGCCGACACCATCATGGCCGAGCATGGTGCCTGGGTGAAAAAAGCCTTCGACCAGGTCGCTCGCGACCTCAAGAAACGTGCCGAAGCACTGCAGGCCGAACGCAGTGCCTCGCACGCCTGA
- a CDS encoding ATP-binding protein has product MNANTAMPPVFPLSAIDGQPALVQALLLAAIEPLLGGVLIQGPRGTAKSTAARALADVLAPAPFVSLPLGASIEHVMGSLDLSKALASHEVAFAPGLIAKAHEGVLYVDEINLLPDAIVDVLLDVAASGINHIERDGISHSHAARFVLIGTMNPEEGMLRPQLLDRLGLCVQLSNAQDPQLRSRIVKARLQFDLNPQGFVQAHAAQQQEIRTRLQQARARSRDATQLPWSDAVHEAVAQQCIAAQVDGLRADLVMLRAARALAAWQNSPTITPAHVTEVAPLVLQHRSAEPRQPAPSSPATKPAPSSKPPSQPDFHPSEANSASQRKHLDPPANQSSAPAAPPPSQQNLNQPPPGWGQAQPVSTTSFDASQADAMAQAAMEALAAKKARAPGRSN; this is encoded by the coding sequence ATGAACGCCAACACCGCCATGCCGCCCGTCTTTCCGCTGTCAGCTATTGATGGCCAGCCCGCCCTGGTACAGGCCTTGCTGCTGGCCGCTATCGAGCCCCTGCTGGGCGGCGTGCTCATTCAAGGCCCGCGCGGCACGGCCAAATCCACCGCCGCACGCGCACTGGCCGATGTGCTGGCACCCGCGCCCTTTGTCAGCCTGCCGCTGGGTGCATCCATCGAGCATGTGATGGGCAGCCTGGATCTGTCCAAGGCACTCGCAAGTCATGAAGTCGCCTTCGCCCCCGGCCTGATTGCTAAGGCACATGAGGGCGTGCTCTATGTCGACGAAATCAATCTGCTGCCAGACGCCATCGTCGATGTGCTATTGGACGTAGCAGCTTCCGGCATCAACCACATTGAGCGCGACGGCATATCGCACAGCCATGCGGCGCGCTTTGTGCTGATAGGCACCATGAACCCCGAAGAAGGCATGCTGCGCCCGCAATTGCTGGACCGCCTGGGCCTGTGCGTACAACTAAGCAATGCGCAAGACCCGCAGCTGCGCAGCCGCATTGTCAAAGCACGGCTGCAGTTTGATCTGAACCCGCAAGGCTTTGTGCAAGCCCATGCGGCCCAGCAGCAGGAAATCCGCACACGTCTGCAGCAAGCCCGCGCCCGCAGCCGGGACGCCACGCAACTGCCCTGGAGCGATGCGGTGCATGAGGCCGTGGCCCAGCAATGCATCGCCGCCCAGGTCGATGGCCTGCGCGCCGACCTGGTCATGCTGCGCGCCGCCCGCGCCCTGGCAGCCTGGCAAAACAGCCCCACCATTACGCCAGCGCATGTGACTGAGGTTGCGCCGCTGGTGCTGCAGCACCGCTCGGCGGAACCAAGGCAGCCCGCCCCATCCTCGCCAGCCACCAAGCCCGCCCCCTCTTCCAAGCCTCCATCCCAGCCAGACTTCCATCCTTCTGAAGCGAACTCTGCAAGCCAGCGCAAGCACTTGGACCCGCCTGCCAACCAGTCGTCAGCGCCTGCTGCACCGCCGCCTTCGCAGCAAAACCTGAACCAGCCGCCACCTGGCTGGGGTCAGGCGCAGCCCGTCAGCACCACCAGCTTTGATGCCAGCCAGGCCGACGCCATGGCGCAGGCAGCGATGGAAGCGCTTGCCGCAAAAAAAGCCCGGGCCCCCGGTCGCAGCAATTAG
- the cysN gene encoding sulfate adenylyltransferase subunit CysN translates to MSHVSALISEDIEKYLKVHEQKSLLRFITCGSVDDGKSTLIGRLLYESKMLFEDQMEALVADSKKVGTQGGELDFALLVDGLAAEREQGITIDVAYRFFSTDQRKFIVADTPGHEQYTRNMVTGASTADVAVVMIDARRGVLTQSRRHSYLASLIGIRKIVLAVNKMDLMGYSEKVYNDIVADYREFAKKINLEDITAIPMSALRGDNITEQSEHMPWYHGTTLMGYLETVEIDEARQQKLPFRMPVQWVNRPNLDFRGFAGCIASGQIHPGDSVRILPSGRVTKVARIVTQDGDLQQAVAGQSITLTLADEVDCSRGDVIAVADAPADVADQFQVTLIWMHEQPMLGGRPYLMKMGGKTIPVTFAAPKYKINVNTLEHLAAKELALNEIGVCNLSTSQPIAFDAYKDNRETGSFILIDRLSNATVGAGLIDFSLRRSQNIHMQHVNVNQKDRAERLGQKPALLWFTGLSGAGKSTIANLLETQLHARGRHTYLLDGDNVRHGLNRDLGFTDADRVENIRRVAEVGKLFVDAGLIAITAFISPFQAEREMARKLISDGEFLEVFIDTPLAVAEKRDPKGLYKKVRSGELKNFTGIDSPFEVPETPDIHISTTELTAQQAVDRIISELVAREIIAAES, encoded by the coding sequence ATGTCACATGTCTCCGCACTCATTTCCGAAGATATCGAGAAATATCTGAAGGTTCATGAACAGAAAAGCCTGCTGCGCTTCATCACCTGCGGCAGCGTGGATGACGGCAAAAGCACCTTGATCGGTCGCCTGCTGTACGAATCCAAGATGCTGTTTGAAGACCAGATGGAAGCCCTGGTCGCAGACTCCAAGAAAGTCGGCACGCAAGGCGGCGAGCTGGACTTTGCTCTGCTGGTGGACGGCCTGGCCGCAGAGCGCGAGCAAGGCATCACCATCGACGTGGCCTACCGCTTTTTCTCTACGGACCAGCGCAAATTCATCGTGGCCGATACGCCCGGCCACGAGCAGTACACCCGCAATATGGTCACCGGTGCATCCACGGCCGATGTGGCCGTGGTCATGATCGATGCCCGCAGAGGTGTACTCACGCAATCGAGGCGCCACAGCTATCTGGCTTCGCTGATTGGCATTCGCAAGATCGTGCTGGCAGTCAACAAGATGGACCTGATGGGCTACTCGGAAAAAGTCTACAACGACATCGTTGCCGACTACCGCGAGTTCGCCAAGAAGATCAACCTGGAAGACATTACCGCCATCCCCATGTCGGCCTTGCGTGGTGACAACATCACCGAGCAAAGCGAGCACATGCCCTGGTACCACGGCACGACGCTGATGGGCTATCTGGAAACCGTGGAAATCGACGAAGCCCGTCAGCAAAAGCTGCCGTTTCGCATGCCGGTGCAGTGGGTCAATCGCCCTAATCTGGATTTCCGTGGCTTCGCCGGCTGCATTGCCAGCGGTCAGATCCATCCCGGTGATTCCGTTCGCATTCTGCCCAGTGGCCGCGTCACCAAGGTCGCGCGCATTGTGACGCAGGATGGCGATCTGCAGCAGGCCGTGGCTGGCCAGTCCATCACGCTGACACTGGCCGATGAAGTCGATTGCAGCCGGGGCGATGTGATTGCCGTTGCGGATGCGCCTGCCGACGTCGCCGATCAGTTCCAGGTCACGCTGATCTGGATGCATGAGCAGCCGATGCTGGGCGGCCGCCCCTACCTGATGAAGATGGGCGGGAAGACGATTCCGGTCACCTTCGCCGCGCCCAAATACAAGATCAACGTCAACACGCTGGAGCACCTGGCTGCCAAGGAACTGGCCCTCAATGAGATCGGTGTCTGCAACCTCTCTACCAGCCAGCCCATCGCCTTTGATGCCTATAAGGACAATCGAGAAACTGGCAGCTTCATTCTGATTGACCGCCTGAGCAATGCCACGGTCGGTGCAGGCCTGATCGATTTTTCGCTGCGCCGCTCGCAGAACATTCATATGCAGCATGTGAATGTGAACCAGAAAGATCGTGCGGAGCGTCTGGGCCAGAAGCCCGCGCTGCTGTGGTTCACCGGGCTTTCCGGCGCAGGCAAATCAACCATCGCCAATTTGCTTGAAACGCAGTTGCATGCACGCGGCAGGCACACCTATTTGCTGGACGGAGACAACGTTCGCCACGGCCTGAACCGGGATCTGGGTTTTACCGATGCAGATCGGGTGGAGAACATCCGCCGCGTGGCGGAGGTGGGCAAGCTGTTCGTCGATGCAGGGCTGATTGCCATCACGGCATTCATCTCCCCTTTCCAGGCCGAGCGCGAAATGGCCCGCAAGCTCATCAGCGACGGCGAATTCCTGGAAGTGTTCATTGACACCCCGCTGGCCGTTGCCGAAAAGCGCGACCCCAAAGGCCTCTACAAGAAGGTGCGCAGTGGCGAGTTGAAGAACTTCACCGGCATCGACTCGCCCTTCGAAGTGCCAGAGACCCCGGACATCCATATCTCGACCACCGAGCTGACAGCGCAGCAGGCCGTGGACCGGATTATTTCGGAGCTGGTGGCACGCGAAATCATTGCCGCAGAGAGCTGA